A stretch of Cygnus olor isolate bCygOlo1 chromosome 16, bCygOlo1.pri.v2, whole genome shotgun sequence DNA encodes these proteins:
- the PPDPF gene encoding pancreatic progenitor cell differentiation and proliferation factor isoform X2: protein MASIPSSGSLMATHNYRRRRLSSTSSNSSCSSSDYGEVIPHHPAWERRRCRQGSWHVRWCQQQEQDGGGTPASPASDPRPERAGRHSPSRSRAAQR, encoded by the exons ATGGCATCGATCCCATCCAGCGGCTCGCTCATGGCCACGCACAACTACCGCAGAA GGCGCCTGAGCTCCACGTCCAgcaacagctcctgcagcagctcagactACGGGGAGGTCATCCCGCACCACCCGG CTTGGGAGCGCCGCAGGTGCCGGCAGGGCAGCTGGCATGTGcgctggtgccagcagcaggagcaggacgGAGGCGGCACACCAGCGAGCCCAGCCTCGGACCCTCGTCCTGAGCGTGCCGGCAGGCACAGCCCCTCGAGGAGTCGGGCTGCTCAGAGATGA
- the PPDPF gene encoding pancreatic progenitor cell differentiation and proliferation factor isoform X1, which yields MASIPSSGSLMATHNYRRRRLSSTSSNSSCSSSDYGEVIPHHPGLPKSDPGQWWASFFFGKTNPPAMTTVSESSESLGAPQVPAGQLACALVPAAGAGRRRHTSEPSLGPSS from the exons ATGGCATCGATCCCATCCAGCGGCTCGCTCATGGCCACGCACAACTACCGCAGAA GGCGCCTGAGCTCCACGTCCAgcaacagctcctgcagcagctcagactACGGGGAGGTCATCCCGCACCACCCGG ggctgcccaaATCTGACCCCGGCCAGTGGTGGGCCAGCTTCTTCTTCGGGAAGACGAATCCCCCGGCCATGACAACCGTGTCAGAGTCCTCGGAGAG CTTGGGAGCGCCGCAGGTGCCGGCAGGGCAGCTGGCATGTGcgctggtgccagcagcaggagcaggacgGAGGCGGCACACCAGCGAGCCCAGCCTCGGACCCTCGTCCTGA